The Brachyhypopomus gauderio isolate BG-103 chromosome 7, BGAUD_0.2, whole genome shotgun sequence genome has a window encoding:
- the LOC143519642 gene encoding sialic acid-binding Ig-like lectin 15 isoform X1: MDSHVLMITLVLLLQTCAGHAGHDDSWSMKVPAEVRAMEGYPAVLPCSFTHPHGTQHASMHVVWRLGHGPGSTELFRCSSLNASQHCQPRPHQDQRYRLEGNHRAHDLSLRISSAALEDSGRYYCRVELPGQPQGSYENKMGTRLRVEAPPQILSLSVGGSVDTGLKALCQVLGSPLPDIQWLGPDDILDGDTRSPLSQEARGQFHTTSQLLDIQPGGQYTCTASNLLGKDRATVYVLFPSPERSMEKHRLTALPLILGLMLGVKVLLALGLGTWMIKGRIKPWT, encoded by the exons ATGGACTCTCATGTCCTCATGATCACCCTGGTTCTGCTCCTCCAGACCTGCGCAG GTCATGCCGGCCACGACGACAGCTGGAGCATGAAGGTCCCAGCGGAGGTGCGGGCGATGGAGGGCTACCCCGCGGTTCTGCCCTGCTCCTTCACTCACCCTCACGGCACCCAGCACGCCTCCATGCATGTGGTGTGGCGGCTGGGGCACGGACCCGGCAGCACCGAGCTCTTCCGCTGCTCCAGCCTCAACGCCAGCCAGCACTGCCAGCCCAGGCCGCACCAGGACCAGCGCTACCGTCTGGAGGGCAACCACCGCGCACATGACCTGTCCCTGCGCATCAGCAGCGCCGCCCTGGAGGACAGCGGCCGCTACTACTGCCGGGTGGAGCTGCCGGGGCAACCGCAGGGCAGCTACGAGAACAAAATGGGGACACGGCTGAGAGTGGAAG CTCCGCCGCAGATCTTGAGTCTGTCAGTAGGGGGCAGTGTGGACACTGGTCTAAAAGCCTTGTGTCAGGTTCTGGGCTCCCCCTTACCTGACATCCAGTGGCTGGGGCCAGACGACATTCTGGATGGGGACACCAGATCCCCCCTGTCTCAGGAGGCACGTGGTCAGTTCCACACCACCAGCCAGCTCCTGGACATCCAGCCAGGGGGGCAGTACACCTGCACAGCCTCCAACCTTCTGGGGAAAGACCGAGCTACAGTGTACGTCCTGTTTCCCAGCCCAGAGAGGTCCATGGAGAAGCACAGATTAACAGCTTTACCTCTGATTTTGGGGCTTATGTTGGGTGTTAAAGTGCTGCTGGCCCTTGGCCTGGGAACCTGGATGATTAAGGGGAGAATCAAACCCTGGACGTAG
- the LOC143519642 gene encoding sialic acid-binding Ig-like lectin 15 isoform X2, which yields MKVPAEVRAMEGYPAVLPCSFTHPHGTQHASMHVVWRLGHGPGSTELFRCSSLNASQHCQPRPHQDQRYRLEGNHRAHDLSLRISSAALEDSGRYYCRVELPGQPQGSYENKMGTRLRVEAPPQILSLSVGGSVDTGLKALCQVLGSPLPDIQWLGPDDILDGDTRSPLSQEARGQFHTTSQLLDIQPGGQYTCTASNLLGKDRATVYVLFPSPERSMEKHRLTALPLILGLMLGVKVLLALGLGTWMIKGRIKPWT from the exons ATGAAGGTCCCAGCGGAGGTGCGGGCGATGGAGGGCTACCCCGCGGTTCTGCCCTGCTCCTTCACTCACCCTCACGGCACCCAGCACGCCTCCATGCATGTGGTGTGGCGGCTGGGGCACGGACCCGGCAGCACCGAGCTCTTCCGCTGCTCCAGCCTCAACGCCAGCCAGCACTGCCAGCCCAGGCCGCACCAGGACCAGCGCTACCGTCTGGAGGGCAACCACCGCGCACATGACCTGTCCCTGCGCATCAGCAGCGCCGCCCTGGAGGACAGCGGCCGCTACTACTGCCGGGTGGAGCTGCCGGGGCAACCGCAGGGCAGCTACGAGAACAAAATGGGGACACGGCTGAGAGTGGAAG CTCCGCCGCAGATCTTGAGTCTGTCAGTAGGGGGCAGTGTGGACACTGGTCTAAAAGCCTTGTGTCAGGTTCTGGGCTCCCCCTTACCTGACATCCAGTGGCTGGGGCCAGACGACATTCTGGATGGGGACACCAGATCCCCCCTGTCTCAGGAGGCACGTGGTCAGTTCCACACCACCAGCCAGCTCCTGGACATCCAGCCAGGGGGGCAGTACACCTGCACAGCCTCCAACCTTCTGGGGAAAGACCGAGCTACAGTGTACGTCCTGTTTCCCAGCCCAGAGAGGTCCATGGAGAAGCACAGATTAACAGCTTTACCTCTGATTTTGGGGCTTATGTTGGGTGTTAAAGTGCTGCTGGCCCTTGGCCTGGGAACCTGGATGATTAAGGGGAGAATCAAACCCTGGACGTAG